A single genomic interval of Shewanella halotolerans harbors:
- a CDS encoding inorganic phosphate transporter, producing MVDVLITNGPWLIAIAAAFGFLMAWGIGANDVANAMGTSVGSNAITIKQAIIIAMIFEFAGAYLAGGEVTSTIRKGIIDSAYFVDSPELLVYGMISALLAAGIWLVVASALGWPVSTTHSIVGAIVGFAAVGVSADSVAWSKVLGIVGSWIITPAISGFIAFTIFQSVQKLIFNTDNPLENAKRYVPFYMALAGFVMSLVTIKKGLKHVGLHFTNVEAYSLAVFIAILVGIGGMIAIRRLKMSQSADRQTQFGNVEKVFAILMVVTACCMAFAHGSNDVANAIGPLAAVVSVVNSGGEIASKAELVWWILPLGAFGIVMGLAIFGKRVMQTIGKNITHLTPSRGFAAELAAASTVVIASGTGLPISTTQTLVGAVLGVGMARGIAAINIGVVRNIVVSWVVTLPAGAGLSIIFFFMIKGIFS from the coding sequence ATGGTTGATGTATTAATCACCAATGGCCCGTGGCTAATTGCCATTGCGGCTGCATTTGGATTTTTAATGGCGTGGGGTATTGGCGCAAACGATGTCGCTAATGCTATGGGAACCTCAGTAGGTTCAAACGCGATCACCATTAAACAAGCGATCATCATCGCGATGATCTTCGAATTTGCCGGCGCGTACCTCGCAGGCGGTGAAGTAACCAGCACGATCCGTAAAGGGATCATAGATTCGGCCTATTTTGTCGACTCGCCTGAGCTGCTGGTGTACGGCATGATCTCGGCGCTACTGGCTGCCGGTATCTGGTTGGTTGTCGCGTCAGCCCTGGGCTGGCCGGTATCGACCACTCACTCTATCGTTGGAGCTATCGTAGGTTTCGCCGCCGTGGGTGTGAGCGCCGATTCTGTTGCCTGGAGCAAGGTATTGGGTATCGTGGGGTCATGGATCATCACCCCGGCGATCTCTGGCTTTATCGCCTTTACCATCTTCCAAAGCGTACAGAAGCTGATCTTCAACACTGACAACCCGCTGGAGAACGCCAAGCGTTACGTGCCTTTCTATATGGCACTGGCCGGTTTCGTCATGTCGCTGGTGACCATCAAGAAGGGTCTGAAGCACGTAGGTCTGCACTTCACCAACGTCGAAGCCTACTCACTGGCGGTCTTTATTGCGATCCTGGTGGGCATTGGCGGTATGATTGCCATCAGACGTCTAAAGATGAGCCAGAGCGCCGATCGTCAGACGCAGTTTGGTAACGTGGAGAAGGTATTCGCTATTCTGATGGTTGTGACCGCTTGTTGTATGGCGTTCGCACACGGTTCTAACGATGTCGCCAACGCTATTGGCCCTCTGGCCGCCGTGGTATCCGTGGTAAATAGCGGTGGCGAGATCGCCAGCAAGGCTGAATTAGTGTGGTGGATCCTACCACTGGGTGCCTTTGGTATCGTCATGGGTCTGGCTATCTTCGGTAAGCGTGTGATGCAGACTATCGGTAAGAACATCACTCACCTGACACCTAGCCGTGGTTTTGCCGCCGAGTTGGCTGCAGCCTCTACCGTGGTTATCGCCTCGGGTACGGGTCTGCCTATCTCGACCACTCAGACACTGGTTGGTGCCGTGTTGGGTGTTGGTATGGCACGTGGTATCGCCGCCATCAACATCGGCGTGGTACGTAACATCGTGGTTTCTTGGGTAGTCACACTGCCTGCGGGTGCGGGTCTGTCGATCATCTTCTTCTTCATGATCAAGGGGATCTTTAGCTAA
- a CDS encoding TIGR00153 family protein codes for MPVNSILGVFAKSPIKPLQDHIDKVHDCASILVPFFDATVAGDWDKAVQLRKQISQSEREADELKREIRLTLPGGLFMPVERTDLLELLTQQDKIANKAKDISGRVIGRQLLVPEAIQDTFNAYLARCLDAVAQAKQAINELDDLLETGFRGREVDLVAKMIVELDKIEEDTDDLQIKIRRQLFSIENQLNPVDVMFLYKIIEWVGDLADLAERVGSRLELMLARV; via the coding sequence ATGCCAGTAAACTCTATTTTGGGCGTGTTTGCAAAATCGCCAATTAAACCATTACAAGATCATATCGACAAGGTACACGATTGTGCCTCGATCCTTGTACCATTTTTTGACGCTACTGTCGCAGGTGACTGGGACAAAGCGGTTCAACTCCGTAAGCAAATCAGCCAATCAGAACGTGAAGCAGACGAACTCAAGCGTGAAATCCGCTTAACGCTTCCCGGCGGCCTGTTTATGCCAGTTGAAAGAACAGACTTACTGGAGCTACTTACCCAGCAAGATAAAATCGCCAACAAGGCGAAAGACATTTCAGGTCGCGTTATCGGCCGTCAGCTACTTGTCCCAGAAGCAATTCAAGATACCTTTAATGCCTACCTGGCACGCTGTCTCGATGCAGTGGCTCAGGCTAAGCAAGCCATTAACGAACTCGATGACCTGCTAGAAACAGGTTTCAGAGGCCGTGAGGTCGATCTTGTCGCTAAAATGATCGTGGAACTCGACAAAATTGAAGAGGACACCGACGATCTACAAATCAAAATCCGTCGTCAGTTGTTTAGCATCGAGAATCAGCTAAACCCTGTGGATGTGATGTTCCTCTATAAGATAATTGAGTGGGTTGGAGACTTGGCAGACCTTGCCGAGCGTGTCGGTTCCCGCCTAGAGCTAATGTTAGCTCGCGTCTAA
- a CDS encoding inorganic triphosphatase, with amino-acid sequence MEAEIELKLFFPENKREALVSLLNSLPHSDAKGAIHLTNSYYDTPDLQLRRWDMGLRIRGRDGQFEQTIKTAGTVVGGVHSRPEYNIDIDQAKVNLSLFPTEIWPEGAEIGPVQAELVSLFDTDFTRMSWHIYLDESLVEVALDIGSISANGQCEPICELEFELLAGDAQALLALAERVTEQIPARLGRASKAQRGYRLAAMASPLQLDTLAFIALPKKGTPKQALVTLLETGLDRWQLLEEMLLESRQTARQLPLLGYRLRACIRLLRCTLAQFSLLDDKLLQAFDAIESQLSFVDKGLSLCELLDGDGALLSNLSEPEGLLDAVRHELAALEMPQKIDAMLNHVTYGQLQVRLVSLLMAVNAGQVYISEQQSLQAFADRLQEASWQQIVDLMPSNAELSSEDYQSFAKALDESILVGVAYGELYKHKSRDQFRAPWQDLVLGIRTLGAYHSLRQTAATQGRDIGDWLDSKEQSLLFAMEHSRRSALKVQPYWR; translated from the coding sequence ATGGAAGCCGAGATAGAGCTAAAACTATTTTTCCCCGAAAACAAACGCGAAGCCTTGGTATCACTGCTTAACAGTCTACCCCATAGCGATGCAAAAGGCGCTATTCATCTGACCAACAGTTACTACGATACCCCAGATCTTCAGCTTAGACGCTGGGACATGGGACTGCGTATTCGTGGCCGAGACGGTCAATTTGAGCAGACGATCAAGACCGCCGGCACTGTGGTCGGTGGGGTGCACTCCCGCCCCGAGTACAATATTGATATCGATCAAGCAAAGGTCAATTTGTCGCTTTTCCCCACTGAAATCTGGCCAGAGGGCGCCGAAATCGGCCCGGTGCAGGCTGAGTTGGTCTCGCTGTTCGACACAGACTTTACCCGCATGAGCTGGCATATCTATCTCGATGAGAGTCTGGTGGAGGTGGCGCTGGATATCGGCAGCATCAGCGCCAATGGCCAGTGCGAGCCTATCTGTGAGCTGGAATTTGAGTTGCTGGCGGGCGATGCCCAGGCGCTATTGGCCCTGGCCGAGCGGGTGACAGAGCAGATCCCGGCGAGACTTGGGCGCGCCAGCAAGGCCCAGCGCGGTTATCGCCTGGCGGCCATGGCCAGCCCCCTGCAGCTAGATACCCTGGCCTTTATCGCCCTGCCAAAGAAGGGCACTCCGAAACAGGCCCTGGTGACCCTACTGGAAACCGGTCTTGATCGCTGGCAGTTGCTGGAAGAGATGCTGCTGGAATCCCGGCAGACGGCGCGGCAGCTGCCGCTGCTTGGCTATCGTCTGCGTGCCTGCATTCGCCTGCTGCGTTGCACCCTGGCGCAGTTTTCCCTGCTGGATGACAAATTGCTGCAGGCTTTCGACGCCATAGAGTCGCAGCTGAGCTTTGTCGACAAGGGGCTGAGTCTGTGTGAGCTGCTGGATGGTGACGGTGCCCTGTTGAGTAATCTGAGTGAGCCCGAAGGCTTGCTGGATGCGGTGCGCCATGAGCTGGCTGCCCTGGAGATGCCACAAAAGATAGATGCCATGCTTAACCATGTGACCTATGGTCAGTTGCAGGTACGTCTGGTGAGCCTCTTGATGGCGGTGAATGCCGGGCAGGTATATATCAGCGAGCAGCAGAGCCTGCAGGCCTTCGCCGATCGGCTGCAGGAAGCCTCCTGGCAGCAGATTGTCGATTTAATGCCTTCCAATGCCGAGCTGAGCAGCGAAGATTATCAATCTTTTGCCAAGGCGCTGGATGAGAGCATCTTAGTCGGGGTTGCCTACGGTGAGCTGTATAAGCATAAGTCGCGGGATCAGTTCCGAGCCCCCTGGCAGGACTTGGTATTAGGCATACGCACCCTGGGCGCCTATCACAGTCTGAGGCAAACCGCCGCCACGCAGGGGCGGGATATCGGTGACTGGCTCGATAGCAAGGAGCAGAGCCTGCTGTTTGCCATGGAGCATTCGCGCCGCTCGGCCCTCAAGGTGCAGCCTTATTGGCGTTAA